The Papaver somniferum cultivar HN1 chromosome 3, ASM357369v1, whole genome shotgun sequence genome includes a region encoding these proteins:
- the LOC113360999 gene encoding glu S.griseus protease inhibitor-like: protein MGYPPCQSIGCGSTKGLWPELVGKPGAQAKAIIEREAPGVRAIIIPKERPHTDDFCCNRVWVFVNHDSQKTVAWTPKLG, encoded by the exons ATGGGTTATCCTCCTTGTCAATCCATAGGTTGCG GAAGTACAAAAGGTTTATGGCCAGAATTAGTTGGGAAGCCAGGTGCACAAGCCAAGGCGATCATAGAAAGAGAAGCACCTGGAGTGAGAGCAATTATCATTCCAAAGGAGAGGCCACACACTGATGATTTTTGCTGTAATCGTGTTTGGGTTTTTGTTAATCATGATTCACAGAAGACGGTAGCCTGGACTCCTAAACTTGGGTAG
- the LOC113361000 gene encoding 8-amino-7-oxononanoate synthase-like isoform X1 produces the protein MGPRGSALICVYTSHHRLLESCLADLKKKEDCLLCPTGFAANMALMVALGSVGSLLPDGKKPLKNEKVVIFSDALNHASIIDGIRLADRQQVQIYVYKHCDMVHLNTLLSSCTLQKKVVVSDGLFSMDGDFAPIKELAELRKKHGFLLVIDDAHGTLVCGKNGGGVAEEFNCESDVDICVGTLSKAAGCQGGFIACSKKWKQLLQSRGRSFIFSTALPVPIAAAAHAAIVVGKKEKWRRKAIWRRVQDFQALTKIPITSPIISLVVGSEENALIASKHILESGFHVTAIRPPTVPANSCRLRVTLSAAHTIDDLLKLTTALSLCIKFKDIGVVTNFYKADGYYAKL, from the exons ATGGGTCCAAGAGGTTCAGCTTTGATTTGTGTGTATACCAGTCACCATAGATTACTCGAGTCATGCTTGGCGGATCTCAAGAAGAAAGAG GATTGTCTTCTCTGTCCTACTGGCTTTGCAGCTAATATGGCTTTGATGGTAGCACTAGGAAGTGTTGGTTCACTCCTACCCGATGGCAAAAAACCATTAAAGAATGAGAAGGTTGTTATTTTCTCTGATGCTCTGAACCATGCATCAATCATTGACGGTATTCGCCTCGCTGACCGACAACAAGTTCAGATCTATGTTTATAAACACTGTGACATGGTCCACCTAAATACTTTGTT ATCAAGTTGCACACTGCAGAAAAAAGTCGTTGTCAGCGATGG GTTGTTCAGTATGGATGGAGATTTTGCACCAATTAAAGAGCTTGCGGAGCTTCGAAAGAAACATGGCTTTTTGTTGGTCATCGATGAT GCTCATGGAACACTTGTTTGTGGAAAGAATGGTGGGGGAGTTGCAGAGGAGTTCAACTGTGAAAGTGATGTGGATATATGCGTAGGGACCTTGAGTAAGGCTGCCGGATGCCAAGGTGGATTCATCGCTTGCAG CAAAAAGTGGAAGCAGCTCTTACAATCCAGAGGCCGTTCTTTCATATTTTCAACTGCTTTGCCAGTGcctattgctgctgctgcacacG CTGCTATTGTTGTGGGAAAAAAGGAGAAGTGGCGGAGAAAAGCAATTTGGAGAAGGGTACAAGATTTTCAAGCTCTCACCAAGATACCCATTACCAGTCCAATCATTTCTCTCGTTGTTGGAAGTGAAGAAAATGCTCTTATTGCGAGTAAGCATATTCTGGAATCTGGTTTCCACGTGACAGCCATCAGACCTCCAACAGTGCCTGCTAACTCATGCAG GTTACGAGTAACTCTTAGCGCAGCGCACACTATAGACGATCTGCTAAAGCTGACAACTGCTCTCTCCCTATGCATCAAGTTCAAAGACATTGGTGTTGTCACAAACTTCTATAAAGCAGATGGGTACTATGCAAAGCTGTAG
- the LOC113361000 gene encoding 8-amino-7-oxononanoate synthase-like isoform X2, which yields MSSWDFWVEEALSKLESLKLLRSLRPIITNQNHELQSNEESLQTFHNLNSWDRSSVEIQISEPTFQNWIQILPSSGDEIISIRDNGDSIIGGGGAQPQRLRKLVLFSGNDYLGLSSHPTVRKAAAEAVLKYGMGPRGSALICVYTSHHRLLESCLADLKKKEDCLLCPTGFAANMALMVALGSVGSLLPDGKKPLKNEKVVIFSDALNHASIIDDQVAHCRKKSLSAMGCSVWMEILHQLKSLRSFERNMAFCWSSMMLMEHLFVERMVGELQRSSTVKVMWIYA from the exons ATGAGTTCTTGGGATTTCTGGGTAGAAGAAGCATTATCCAAACTCGAATCCCTAAAGCTTCTTCGTTCTCTCAGACCAATTATTactaatcaaaatcatgaatTACAATCAAACGAAGAATCTCTTCAAACATTTCATAATTTAAATTCGTGGGATCGATCTTCAGTGGAAATTCAAATTTCAGAACCTACATTTCAGAATTGGATTCAGATTCTTCCCAGTTCCGGTGATGAAATCATTTCTATCAGAGATAATGGAGATTCAATCATAGGAGGAGGAGGAGCTCAGCCGCAAAGGCTGAGAAAATTAGTGTTATTCTCTGGAAATGATTACTTAGGATTGAGTTCTCATCCAACTGTTCGGAAAGCCGCAGCAGAG GCAGTATTGAAGTATGGAATGGGTCCAAGAGGTTCAGCTTTGATTTGTGTGTATACCAGTCACCATAGATTACTCGAGTCATGCTTGGCGGATCTCAAGAAGAAAGAG GATTGTCTTCTCTGTCCTACTGGCTTTGCAGCTAATATGGCTTTGATGGTAGCACTAGGAAGTGTTGGTTCACTCCTACCCGATGGCAAAAAACCATTAAAGAATGAGAAGGTTGTTATTTTCTCTGATGCTCTGAACCATGCATCAATCATTGACG ATCAAGTTGCACACTGCAGAAAAAAGTCGTTGTCAGCGATGG GTTGTTCAGTATGGATGGAGATTTTGCACCAATTAAAGAGCTTGCGGAGCTTCGAAAGAAACATGGCTTTTTGTTGGTCATCGATGAT GCTCATGGAACACTTGTTTGTGGAAAGAATGGTGGGGGAGTTGCAGAGGAGTTCAACTGTGAAAGTGATGTGGATATATGCGTAG
- the LOC113361001 gene encoding 11 kDa late embryogenesis abundant protein-like, with protein sequence MQTGRNAAASAKEAASNVAASAKSGLDKTKATMQEKGEKMTAHDPIEKDMATQRKEEKKHEAEMNKQMTHEQNEASKQERRQTGARTGGVAGGHDVRSTELGSGGGY encoded by the exons ATGCAGACGGGAAGAAACGCAGCAGCATCAGCCAAAGAAGCTGCTTCAAATGTTGCAGCTTCTGCCAAGTCCGGCCTTGACAAAACCAAAGCCACCATGCAAGAAAAG GGTGAGAAGATGACGGCACATGATCCAATCGAGAAGGATATGGCAACACagaggaaagaagagaagaaacatgAAGCTGAGATGAACAAACAGATGACACATGAGCAAAATGAAGCATCCAAACAAGAGAGACGACAGACTGGTGCTCGCACTGGCGGGGTTGCTGGTGGTCATGATGTTCGTTCAACTGAACTAGGGAGTGGTGGAGGATACTAA